In the Chromobacterium sp. ATCC 53434 genome, ACGGCCATCAGCATAGGCAGCGTGGCGGTGACCACGCCGGCCTGGGAGGCGCTGGTATGGGTCAGCGCATTGGCCTCGAACAGGAAATACAGACAGGGCTCGGCCAGTCCCATCGCCAGCAGCCAGCGCCAGTCGCCGCGCCGGTAGCGCCAGCGGATGCGGCCGCTCATCGCCAGCGGCAACAGGCACAGGCTGGCGATCAGCATGCGGGCGAACAGCACCGCCAGCGGATGGTAGAACTGGAATACGTATTTGAGCACGATGAAGGCGCTGGACCACAGGAACATGGCCAGCGTCAGGGCGAGGTAAGGCAAGATGTCTCCCGATGCGGTTGGCGGACCGTCTTTGCGGTCCTATGCGGCAGACATTGTTTCAGAAGAAGGCGGCGGCTGTCGAACTCCGCCTTGCGCAGACTATCCCAGTTGCCGCTCCAGTCCCATCCGGTCGGCCTGTATCCAGTATTCGACGATCTTGCCGTCCGCCACCCGGTAACAGGCGCTGTCTATCAGCGCCAGCGGCGCGCCGCTGGCCGGCACCCCGTCGATCTCGGCCAGATGGCGGCCGAACTGGGTCCAGCGCGCGTAAGCGCGGTCGCCGTCGACCAGCAACTCGTCCACCCGCAGCGTGAAATCGCCGAACAGGCGCCGGAACTCGCGCACATGCTCGGCATAGTTGGCCGGGCTGCGCGCCAGCGTTCGCGGATTCTCCGATTCCAGCTGGTGCGCGGCCACGCTGGCAGCCAGATAGCGCGCCGCCGCGTCCGGGTCCAGACCGGAGCGCACCTCGCGCAGAAAGCCCGACACCACCTTCCGGGTTTCGTCGCCGCTCATTTCCGCCCCTCCATCCGATTG is a window encoding:
- a CDS encoding ester cyclase translates to MSGDETRKVVSGFLREVRSGLDPDAAARYLAASVAAHQLESENPRTLARSPANYAEHVREFRRLFGDFTLRVDELLVDGDRAYARWTQFGRHLAEIDGVPASGAPLALIDSACYRVADGKIVEYWIQADRMGLERQLG